In Bacillus toyonensis BCT-7112, a single window of DNA contains:
- a CDS encoding ATP-binding protein, which translates to MGISTLLLNTFIIIICILSYHVFWLEFREKITCNNMLISTLSSIAIIFCMTFPFHLHAGFIYDLRFIPIILVFLYGNTKNIVLIGILYLSYRFYLGGNGVLPSFIIFTIISGITMLFRYLLPMHFKEKKILLSLLLILVCTASLSICGIVTQINTGGKIDATLIEFLLNYIIINIFTLLLSVYLIEGMIEKYKMKEKLQRAEKFYIASELAASIAHEIHNPLTTVHGFTQLLNEKHASKLSQDQYLEIMLIEMQQIQSTINNYLSLTKPKNTLKEKIDINYILNQVKETISPLALSYKVDIKQNSTDSFYINGDPEKFRLCLNNIIQNGIEAMKNGGVLQINIQKIKGNIIVDIIDSGVGMSSQQIKRIALPFYSTTEKGTGLGTMIAYSIIKELNGDIEIESELGKGTRFSISIPC; encoded by the coding sequence ATGGGAATTTCTACTCTCTTATTAAATACCTTTATTATAATAATTTGTATCCTTAGCTATCACGTATTTTGGCTAGAATTTAGAGAAAAAATAACATGTAATAATATGTTAATTTCTACTCTCTCCTCTATTGCTATTATTTTTTGTATGACTTTTCCTTTTCATTTACATGCTGGCTTTATTTATGATTTACGTTTTATTCCTATCATATTAGTTTTTCTGTATGGAAATACAAAAAACATTGTTCTTATAGGAATTTTATATCTTTCTTATCGCTTTTACTTAGGTGGAAATGGCGTTCTTCCATCATTTATTATCTTTACAATTATTTCTGGTATAACAATGCTCTTCCGTTACTTATTACCTATGCATTTTAAAGAAAAAAAGATATTATTAAGCTTACTCCTTATTTTAGTATGTACAGCTTCACTTTCTATCTGCGGTATTGTAACTCAAATAAATACAGGAGGTAAAATAGACGCTACTCTCATAGAATTTTTATTAAATTATATAATCATTAATATTTTCACATTATTATTATCAGTTTATTTAATAGAGGGAATGATTGAGAAATATAAAATGAAAGAAAAACTGCAACGGGCTGAAAAATTTTATATAGCTAGCGAACTAGCGGCGTCAATTGCACACGAAATCCACAATCCACTAACCACGGTTCATGGATTCACTCAATTATTAAATGAAAAACATGCCTCTAAGCTATCTCAGGATCAGTACTTAGAAATCATGTTAATTGAAATGCAGCAAATACAATCTACTATCAATAACTATTTATCTTTAACCAAACCAAAGAACACCCTAAAAGAGAAAATAGATATTAATTACATATTAAATCAGGTGAAAGAAACTATTTCACCACTCGCTCTATCATACAAAGTTGACATAAAACAAAATAGTACAGATTCCTTTTATATAAATGGGGACCCCGAAAAATTCAGACTCTGTCTAAACAACATCATACAAAACGGAATTGAGGCTATGAAAAATGGTGGAGTATTACAAATAAATATACAAAAAATAAAAGGTAATATTATAGTTGATATTATTGATTCAGGTGTTGGAATGTCATCTCAACAAATAAAACGAATTGCTTTGCCGTTTTATTCAACAACAGAAAAAGGGACTGGACTTGGTACTATGATTGCTTACAGTATTATTAAAGAATTAAACGGAGATATAGAGATAGAGAGTGAATTAGGTAAAGGGACACGCTTTTCTATTAGTATCCCCTGCTAA
- the colA gene encoding collagenase ColA, whose amino-acid sequence MKGYSKKVLVGVSFASLLLGSFQGSISAENTKEEQVSYRNVLKMEPVGVQLPVQELAHSSKVLENKSFEKRLQFADLSQRPPEVKKESKQLAVAKTYTIAELNQLSNQQLVDLLVTIDWEQITGLFQFNKDSLAFYQNDSRMQAIIDKLKQQGQTYTQDDSKGIETLVEVLRSGFYLGFYNTELSKLNERSYHDKCLPALKTIASNPNFKLGTLEQNRVVSSYGKLIGNASSDVETITSAAKIFKQYNDSFSTLVDNLSAGNAIYDIMQGVDYDIQSYLYDTRKVPKDTVWYQKIDSYINELSRFALMGTITAKNGWLINNGIYYTGRLGTFHSTGTKGLQVVTDAMNIYPYLGEQYFVAAEQIATNYGGKDANGNMVNLDQIREDGKKKYLPKTYTFDDGAIVLKAGDKVTEEKVKRLYWAAKEVKAQFHRTVESDQPLEKGNPDDVLTMVIYNSPAEYQFNRQLYGYETNNGGLYIEGTGTFFTYERTPQESIYSLEELFRHEFTHYLQGRYEVPGLWGQGKMYENERLSWFEEGNAEFFAGATRTDNVVPRKSIIGGLSSNPAERYTAERTLNAKYGTWDFYNYSFALQSYMYNKRYDMFDKVHDLIRKNDVTAYDAYRSALSKDTNLNKEYQDYMQMLVDNRDKYNVPLVSEDYLARHASKPVSDIAAEITAEANVKNVSVKKNKSQFFNTFTLQGTYTGTAAKGEYEDWKTITQKVNDTLKRLSTKEWTGYKTVTAYFVNYRVNASGQFEYDVVFHGMNTEEGAVNKAPVAVINGPYSGNVNEAISFKSDGSKDEDGKIASYKWEFGDGTVSNEQNSTHIYTKEGTYTAKLTVTDDKGATNTATTSVTVKKKEDNSVEKEPNNSFQTANKLQLNQILRASLGNGDTSDFFEINVETAKNLQINVTKENNIGVNWVLYSEADLNNYVTYAQQQGNQLVGSYYTYPGKYYLHVYQYGGGTGNYTVEVK is encoded by the coding sequence ATGAAAGGCTATTCAAAAAAAGTTTTAGTAGGGGTAAGTTTTGCTAGTTTACTGTTAGGGAGTTTTCAAGGGAGCATATCGGCGGAAAATACTAAGGAAGAGCAAGTTTCTTATCGAAATGTGCTCAAAATGGAGCCAGTTGGTGTACAATTGCCAGTGCAAGAATTAGCTCATTCATCAAAAGTGCTAGAAAATAAGTCTTTTGAAAAAAGGCTACAATTTGCTGATTTATCGCAAAGACCGCCAGAAGTCAAAAAAGAAAGTAAACAATTAGCTGTAGCGAAAACTTATACAATTGCTGAATTAAATCAATTAAGCAATCAGCAATTAGTAGATTTACTTGTAACAATCGACTGGGAGCAAATTACGGGGTTATTTCAGTTTAATAAAGACAGTCTAGCATTCTATCAAAATGATAGTAGGATGCAGGCGATTATTGATAAATTAAAGCAGCAAGGGCAAACTTATACGCAAGATGATTCAAAAGGGATTGAGACATTAGTAGAGGTATTGCGATCCGGGTTTTATTTAGGATTTTATAATACAGAATTAAGTAAACTGAATGAACGAAGCTATCATGATAAATGCTTACCTGCATTAAAAACGATTGCGAGCAACCCGAATTTTAAGCTCGGTACATTAGAACAAAATAGAGTTGTATCATCATACGGAAAATTAATAGGAAACGCTTCGAGTGATGTGGAAACGATAACATCGGCTGCGAAGATTTTTAAACAATATAATGATAGTTTTTCTACATTGGTAGATAATCTTTCAGCTGGAAATGCGATTTACGATATTATGCAAGGTGTGGATTACGATATTCAATCATATTTGTACGATACGAGAAAAGTACCGAAAGATACAGTATGGTATCAGAAAATAGATAGTTATATTAATGAGCTAAGTCGTTTTGCATTAATGGGAACGATTACAGCGAAAAACGGATGGCTTATTAACAATGGCATTTATTATACAGGTAGACTCGGTACGTTCCATAGTACAGGGACGAAAGGGTTACAAGTTGTAACAGATGCGATGAATATATACCCGTACTTAGGGGAGCAATATTTCGTAGCAGCTGAGCAAATCGCGACAAATTATGGCGGAAAAGATGCAAATGGAAATATGGTTAATTTAGATCAAATACGAGAAGATGGTAAGAAAAAATATTTACCGAAAACGTATACGTTTGATGATGGTGCAATTGTTTTAAAAGCTGGAGATAAAGTGACTGAGGAAAAAGTAAAACGTCTATATTGGGCAGCGAAAGAAGTGAAGGCACAATTCCATCGTACCGTTGAAAGTGACCAGCCATTAGAAAAAGGGAATCCAGATGATGTATTGACGATGGTTATTTATAATAGTCCAGCAGAATATCAATTTAATCGTCAATTGTACGGGTATGAAACGAATAATGGTGGTCTTTATATAGAAGGAACAGGTACATTCTTTACTTATGAACGTACACCACAAGAAAGTATTTATAGTTTAGAAGAGTTATTCCGACATGAGTTCACGCATTATTTACAAGGTAGATATGAAGTGCCAGGACTATGGGGACAAGGTAAGATGTATGAAAATGAAAGATTATCTTGGTTTGAAGAAGGAAATGCTGAATTTTTTGCAGGAGCAACGAGAACGGATAATGTTGTACCGAGAAAGAGCATTATAGGAGGATTATCTTCAAATCCAGCAGAGCGTTATACGGCCGAGCGAACGTTAAATGCAAAGTATGGAACGTGGGATTTCTATAATTATTCCTTCGCTTTACAATCGTACATGTACAATAAGAGGTATGATATGTTTGATAAAGTTCATGATCTTATTAGGAAAAATGATGTGACAGCATATGATGCATATCGCTCTGCGTTAAGTAAAGATACGAATTTAAATAAAGAGTATCAAGACTATATGCAAATGTTAGTTGATAATCGTGATAAATATAATGTTCCGTTAGTATCAGAGGATTATTTAGCAAGGCACGCATCGAAACCAGTTTCAGATATTGCAGCAGAAATTACGGCGGAAGCAAATGTAAAAAATGTATCTGTAAAGAAAAATAAATCACAGTTCTTTAATACATTTACACTACAAGGAACATATACAGGTACTGCTGCAAAAGGAGAATATGAAGACTGGAAAACAATTACACAAAAGGTGAATGATACGTTAAAACGTTTAAGTACAAAAGAATGGACAGGCTATAAAACAGTAACAGCTTATTTTGTGAATTATCGTGTGAATGCATCAGGACAATTTGAGTATGACGTTGTGTTCCATGGTATGAATACAGAAGAAGGAGCTGTGAATAAAGCGCCGGTCGCAGTTATAAATGGTCCGTATAGCGGAAATGTGAACGAAGCAATCTCTTTTAAAAGCGATGGTTCAAAAGATGAAGATGGAAAAATCGCTTCTTATAAATGGGAGTTTGGAGACGGTACTGTAAGTAATGAACAAAACTCAACGCACATTTATACAAAAGAAGGAACATATACAGCGAAATTAACAGTAACAGACGATAAGGGAGCAACTAATACTGCTACAACGAGTGTGACAGTTAAAAAGAAAGAAGATAACAGTGTAGAAAAAGAGCCAAACAATTCATTCCAAACCGCAAATAAACTGCAGTTGAATCAAATTTTACGTGCTAGTTTAGGAAATGGTGATACAAGTGATTTCTTTGAAATAAATGTAGAAACAGCTAAAAACCTTCAAATCAATGTAACGAAAGAAAATAATATTGGAGTAAACTGGGTTCTTTATTCAGAAGCAGATTTAAATAATTATGTTACGTATGCCCAGCAACAAGGAAATCAACTAGTAGGTAGCTACTATACGTATCCAGGGAAATATTATTTACATGTGTATCAGTATGGTGGGGGAACAGGGAATTATACGGTAGAAGTGAAGTAG
- a CDS encoding MgtC/SapB family protein → MSLHIDFILRIGIAGLLGAMIGIEREIRSKEAGLKTHFLVAVGSALLMVVSKYAFSDIMFENHMSLDPSRIAAQVVSGVGFLGAGTIIIQKQVVKGLTTAAGLWATAGIGLAIGAGMYVVGIGATILVLIGLEIVSRIFKVRFLFPQNIAVQICMNKHETIQQILEKLHMKGIPILSYEVESLQQDTGVVYKVGMQLKNISPEEKNAFIQYIQTLPEITFVKLNS, encoded by the coding sequence GTGAGCTTACATATTGATTTTATTTTACGAATTGGTATTGCTGGTTTATTAGGAGCAATGATTGGTATTGAAAGGGAAATTCGATCAAAAGAAGCTGGATTAAAGACTCATTTCCTCGTAGCGGTAGGGAGCGCTTTACTAATGGTTGTTTCGAAATATGCCTTTTCAGATATTATGTTTGAAAATCATATGTCCCTTGATCCAAGTCGTATTGCAGCGCAAGTTGTTAGTGGAGTAGGTTTTTTAGGTGCAGGTACAATTATTATTCAAAAACAGGTAGTGAAAGGATTAACGACAGCGGCTGGTTTATGGGCTACAGCAGGAATTGGATTAGCAATTGGAGCGGGTATGTATGTAGTAGGGATTGGAGCTACGATTCTCGTTTTAATTGGGTTAGAGATTGTAAGTCGTATTTTTAAAGTGCGATTTTTATTTCCGCAAAATATAGCAGTGCAAATTTGTATGAATAAACATGAAACGATACAACAAATATTAGAGAAGCTTCATATGAAAGGTATTCCAATACTTTCATATGAAGTGGAATCTTTACAGCAAGATACAGGTGTAGTTTATAAGGTAGGAATGCAGCTGAAAAATATATCACCTGAAGAAAAGAATGCATTCATTCAATATATACAAACATTACCAGAAATAACATTTGTAAAGTTAAATTCATAG
- a CDS encoding GNAT family N-acetyltransferase, which yields MNVFLITPTTDLQEEYLDFYNEWKDSGETMIPWVISKAPSNFPAMIQELLDAHNGVNLPESWVPDSTYWLVTDENKIVGVVNIRHSLNEHLFNAGGHIGYGIRPSERRKGYATKLLELSLEKTKELNIEKVLVVCDEVNTGSEKTILHNGGLRDDDFIEEDGNIVRRYWIEL from the coding sequence ATGAATGTCTTTTTGATTACACCTACTACTGATTTACAAGAAGAATACTTAGATTTTTATAACGAATGGAAAGATAGCGGTGAAACGATGATTCCGTGGGTTATTTCAAAGGCCCCTTCTAACTTTCCGGCTATGATTCAAGAATTACTCGATGCACATAACGGAGTAAACCTTCCTGAATCTTGGGTACCAGACTCTACGTATTGGCTCGTTACAGATGAAAATAAAATTGTAGGAGTTGTTAATATACGTCATAGTTTAAACGAACATTTATTTAACGCTGGAGGTCATATCGGTTATGGCATTCGCCCTTCTGAAAGAAGAAAAGGTTATGCTACGAAGTTATTAGAGTTATCGCTAGAAAAAACGAAGGAATTAAACATCGAGAAAGTACTTGTCGTTTGTGACGAAGTGAATACAGGATCAGAAAAAACAATCTTACATAACGGCGGGCTTCGTGATGATGATTTCATTGAGGAAGATGGAAATATTGTAAGAAGGTATTGGATTGAACTATGA
- a CDS encoding VOC family protein, translating into MVQIHPKTRIGHVAFKVKDLERQIAFYENVVGLEVIKQEGNKAYLSGKGGKNTLLVLEKLEDGALQEPRTTGIYHVAFLVPTREAFASALFGVLRNKNVIDSPAEQEGRYTYSNEILPISRFNSASDHTYSEAFYLQDLEGNGIEIYADRPRDQWGEGPGGSTPLDLKALATLVDYEFAGLPADTVVGHVHLRIADVEKSHEFYVKTVGFEVQQREEDCLFISAGGYHHHIGANTWNGVNNPHPPTHATGLKVYTIVLPHKEALDEVKERLIEKQHEINETTNGFTVVDPSGITVQFEIEVA; encoded by the coding sequence ATGGTACAAATTCATCCGAAAACACGTATTGGTCATGTTGCATTTAAAGTGAAAGATTTAGAACGTCAAATTGCTTTTTATGAGAATGTAGTAGGCTTAGAAGTAATTAAACAAGAGGGGAATAAAGCGTATTTATCTGGAAAGGGTGGTAAGAATACGCTGCTTGTTCTTGAAAAGTTGGAGGATGGGGCACTACAAGAACCACGTACGACTGGTATATATCATGTTGCTTTTTTAGTTCCGACTCGTGAAGCTTTTGCTTCGGCACTATTTGGGGTTCTTCGTAATAAGAATGTAATTGATAGCCCGGCTGAACAAGAAGGGCGTTATACATATTCAAATGAAATTTTACCAATTTCAAGGTTTAATAGTGCAAGTGATCATACGTATAGCGAAGCGTTTTATTTACAAGACTTAGAGGGTAATGGAATTGAAATATATGCAGACCGCCCGCGCGATCAATGGGGAGAAGGACCAGGAGGAAGTACGCCGCTTGATTTAAAAGCATTGGCAACGCTCGTTGATTATGAGTTTGCTGGTTTACCTGCTGATACTGTCGTTGGACACGTACATTTACGAATAGCTGATGTAGAAAAGTCACATGAGTTTTATGTAAAGACGGTAGGCTTTGAGGTACAGCAGCGTGAAGAGGATTGCTTATTTATTTCGGCAGGAGGCTATCATCACCATATCGGTGCAAATACGTGGAACGGAGTAAATAATCCGCACCCACCAACACATGCAACTGGACTAAAGGTATATACGATTGTACTACCGCATAAAGAAGCGTTAGATGAAGTGAAAGAAAGATTAATAGAAAAACAACATGAAATAAATGAAACTACAAATGGATTTACAGTAGTAGATCCAAGTGGTATTACAGTACAGTTTGAAATAGAAGTAGCATAA
- a CDS encoding VanW family protein has product MFRKIKGILVGVLCVAVVSGCGTKVSDVALVSDIGGHTVAAKAEVQDSISLVDSRTGTEVKKIDLSSLGYFEDEAKFKKSVTKVASEVGKTVDKKMVPSRIAPDGSWQEGKPSYELMEKELVDKLLNVGMWDSSYQLPITEKKPTATLSDAQGSGTVIGRYETNLGGSTGGRIENIRLSAASIDGVVLAKGDRFSFNALIGDTTPDKGYQLGKEIVDGKLVDGYGGGVCQTSSTLYNAADQAGLKMVERTTHSKTVGYVPQGRDATIAYPYLDLVFENTNDAPVKLYMGIQGGKLVAEVHKMR; this is encoded by the coding sequence TTGTTCCGTAAAATAAAGGGTATTTTAGTTGGGGTGCTATGCGTAGCTGTAGTGAGTGGTTGTGGTACAAAAGTAAGTGATGTTGCATTAGTAAGTGATATTGGTGGACACACTGTCGCGGCTAAAGCAGAAGTGCAGGATTCTATTAGTTTAGTTGATAGTCGAACAGGTACTGAAGTGAAAAAAATAGATTTGTCTAGTTTAGGCTATTTTGAAGACGAAGCAAAATTTAAAAAATCGGTAACGAAGGTTGCTAGTGAGGTTGGGAAAACCGTTGATAAAAAGATGGTTCCATCACGTATAGCACCTGATGGAAGTTGGCAAGAAGGAAAACCTTCTTATGAATTAATGGAAAAAGAATTAGTAGATAAATTGTTAAATGTTGGTATGTGGGATTCTTCATATCAGTTACCAATCACAGAGAAAAAGCCTACGGCAACATTAAGTGATGCGCAAGGAAGTGGTACGGTAATTGGTAGATATGAAACGAATTTAGGTGGATCAACAGGTGGCCGTATTGAGAATATTCGTTTGTCAGCGGCGAGCATAGATGGAGTTGTATTAGCAAAAGGAGACCGCTTCTCTTTTAATGCATTAATCGGTGATACAACGCCAGATAAAGGATATCAATTAGGAAAAGAAATTGTAGATGGTAAATTAGTAGATGGATATGGTGGAGGTGTTTGTCAAACATCTTCGACTTTATACAATGCAGCAGATCAAGCTGGTTTGAAAATGGTAGAGAGAACGACGCATTCTAAAACAGTTGGTTATGTGCCACAAGGAAGAGATGCTACAATTGCATATCCATACTTAGACTTAGTATTTGAAAATACGAACGACGCACCTGTGAAGCTTTATATGGGCATTCAGGGCGGAAAGTTAGTTGCTGAAGTACATAAAATGAGATAA
- a CDS encoding DUF3900 domain-containing protein yields the protein MDFEINYLSFYVVQVEGKGEAVDKRYKHFQTLDAEEYEDSSLKEFLNGELLKISKRKVERHAKTEQAPTKIGRFIVEEGHELDSNPHYNLFNRIRFAETKENFKDMSEPLVYTYLDTSAVRGGVFLIAQAKLRKYFDDPFVFVMKCDFEPKVASISDESTLIRNVEMAITTKNMKSIQYPYMPEEGMVEVGELKIHQASHARYFEDFLKFVEYERSMPEIMKTQVMDMVYDQIEDVFEEGTEEREQFDQAMEVWATSPKREIMEQFSTEEVMEATAQIVEHAPEVELKLKADHISVKALLADFGDQIHIAKVNDRYVLMIEADTLTFEKGFSPIEFLKPDELQDVIERIENKQQFSYDPNGVE from the coding sequence ATGGATTTTGAAATAAATTATCTTTCTTTTTATGTTGTACAAGTAGAAGGAAAAGGTGAAGCAGTTGATAAACGCTATAAACATTTTCAAACATTAGACGCTGAAGAATATGAAGATAGCTCTTTAAAAGAATTTTTGAATGGTGAATTATTAAAAATTTCAAAGCGAAAAGTAGAACGTCATGCCAAAACGGAACAAGCCCCAACAAAGATTGGGCGCTTTATTGTAGAAGAAGGGCACGAACTCGATTCAAACCCTCATTACAACCTATTTAATCGTATTCGTTTTGCAGAAACAAAAGAAAACTTCAAAGATATGAGCGAGCCTCTCGTTTATACATATCTTGACACAAGCGCTGTTCGTGGTGGTGTATTTTTAATTGCTCAAGCAAAACTACGTAAATACTTTGATGACCCGTTCGTATTCGTTATGAAATGTGACTTTGAACCGAAAGTTGCCTCTATTTCAGATGAATCAACGCTTATTCGTAACGTTGAAATGGCCATCACAACGAAGAATATGAAATCTATCCAATATCCGTACATGCCTGAAGAAGGTATGGTTGAAGTAGGCGAACTAAAAATACACCAAGCATCACATGCCCGCTACTTCGAGGACTTCTTAAAATTCGTCGAATACGAACGCTCTATGCCTGAAATTATGAAAACACAAGTAATGGACATGGTATACGACCAAATTGAAGATGTATTTGAAGAAGGTACTGAAGAACGCGAACAATTCGACCAAGCAATGGAAGTATGGGCTACCAGTCCGAAGCGGGAGATTATGGAACAATTTTCAACCGAAGAAGTAATGGAAGCTACCGCTCAAATCGTCGAGCACGCCCCAGAAGTGGAATTAAAGCTAAAAGCAGATCATATCTCTGTGAAGGCCCTGCTTGCTGATTTCGGAGATCAAATACATATCGCGAAGGTAAATGACCGATACGTATTAATGATTGAGGCTGATACACTTACGTTTGAAAAAGGCTTCTCTCCTATTGAGTTTCTGAAGCCAGATGAGTTGCAAGATGTGATTGAGCGGATTGAGAATAAGCAACAGTTTTCATATGATCCGAACGGGGTTGAATAA
- a CDS encoding exonuclease, with protein MKNATHFIVFDIERNFRPYKSEDPSEIVDIGAVKIEASTMKVIGEFSELVKPGARLTRHTTKLTGITKKDLIGVEKFPQIIEKFIQFIGEDSVFISWGKEDYHFLSHDCTLHGLECPCMEKDSRFDLQKFVFQAYEELFEHTPSLQSAVEQLGLTWEGKQHRALADAENTANILLKIYSERDINKRYKRHGELELVKNGKLTEKAKKKMRKWVFKELKKHAERPFVWSTFESSETWEGITERYYISENTVELLKKHFPTAVRKAERQLKYLAEMEENAQSR; from the coding sequence TTGAAAAACGCTACACATTTTATTGTGTTTGATATAGAGAGAAATTTTAGGCCGTATAAATCAGAAGATCCGTCAGAGATAGTTGATATCGGAGCTGTAAAAATAGAAGCAAGTACAATGAAGGTAATTGGAGAATTTTCGGAGTTAGTAAAACCGGGTGCACGACTTACTCGTCATACGACAAAATTAACGGGAATTACAAAAAAAGATTTAATTGGTGTAGAGAAATTCCCTCAAATTATAGAGAAATTTATTCAGTTCATTGGAGAAGATTCTGTATTTATTTCATGGGGAAAAGAAGATTATCATTTTCTATCTCATGATTGTACATTACATGGCCTAGAATGCCCGTGTATGGAAAAAGACAGTAGATTTGATTTGCAAAAATTTGTTTTCCAAGCGTATGAAGAATTATTTGAGCATACACCAAGTTTACAATCTGCAGTAGAACAACTCGGTTTAACGTGGGAAGGAAAGCAGCACCGCGCTTTAGCAGATGCTGAGAATACAGCAAATATACTTCTTAAAATATATAGCGAGAGAGATATTAATAAGCGATACAAGAGACATGGTGAGCTTGAACTTGTAAAGAACGGAAAACTAACAGAAAAAGCGAAAAAAAAGATGCGAAAATGGGTGTTTAAAGAACTGAAGAAACATGCAGAACGACCATTTGTGTGGAGTACATTTGAAAGTAGTGAAACGTGGGAAGGTATAACGGAAAGGTATTATATAAGTGAAAATACAGTAGAACTTCTGAAAAAACATTTCCCTACAGCGGTGAGAAAAGCGGAGCGGCAGCTTAAATATTTGGCTGAGATGGAGGAGAATGCACAGTCTAGGTGA
- the cspB gene encoding cold shock-like protein CspB, which produces MQNGKVKWFNSEKGFGFIEVEGGEDVFVHFSAIQGDGFKTLEEGQEVTFEVEQGNRGPQATNVNKK; this is translated from the coding sequence ATGCAAAACGGTAAAGTAAAATGGTTTAACTCAGAAAAAGGTTTCGGTTTCATCGAAGTTGAAGGCGGAGAAGACGTATTCGTTCATTTCTCAGCTATCCAAGGCGACGGCTTCAAAACTTTAGAAGAAGGTCAAGAAGTTACTTTCGAAGTAGAACAAGGTAACCGTGGACCACAAGCTACTAACGTTAACAAGAAGTAA
- a CDS encoding WD40/YVTN/BNR-like repeat-containing protein — METMLSATAITKLRDGKLMLATTYDGLFIEQDGEWKQILNGFQKRIRDLHSVDNIVYGVGDEGTFIRSMNGGENWTIQRFPTKATSWNVCSNVQGTVIAHGDKTLYLSNNFGSTWETIHPFLDYGSDAPSIRSLFLYKHYLFIGTKIHAKYGGVWLFDLEKRKLKRIKIAMNQMISALTLHNSYLVAASGSCKGIGGNISFCKIDESIENEKLYWHTCQSEQKASSYLDLSVDQHVLYTTSTQNKAGVSTVCRVHLNEGIVTVCDSVKGHGWRIVNQKEGYVVAGSGESKAMQWKKKVV; from the coding sequence GTGGAGACAATGTTAAGTGCAACTGCTATTACAAAATTAAGAGATGGAAAACTTATGTTAGCTACTACATATGATGGCTTATTTATTGAACAAGACGGAGAATGGAAACAGATTTTAAATGGCTTTCAAAAACGAATTCGGGATTTACATAGCGTAGATAATATAGTTTATGGTGTAGGCGACGAAGGGACTTTTATTCGTAGCATGAATGGTGGAGAGAACTGGACAATTCAGCGTTTTCCAACAAAAGCAACGAGTTGGAATGTGTGTAGTAATGTACAAGGAACTGTCATTGCTCATGGAGATAAAACATTGTATCTTTCTAATAATTTCGGTTCTACATGGGAGACCATTCATCCATTTCTTGATTATGGCAGTGATGCACCGTCTATTCGTTCGTTATTCTTATATAAACATTACTTATTTATTGGTACGAAAATACATGCGAAATATGGTGGTGTTTGGCTTTTTGATTTAGAGAAACGTAAATTAAAAAGAATTAAAATAGCGATGAATCAAATGATTTCTGCGTTGACTCTACATAATTCTTATCTAGTAGCAGCAAGTGGATCGTGTAAAGGAATTGGTGGTAATATTTCTTTTTGTAAAATAGATGAAAGTATTGAGAATGAAAAACTATATTGGCATACATGTCAAAGTGAGCAGAAAGCTAGTAGCTATTTAGACTTAAGTGTAGATCAACATGTGCTATATACGACTTCAACGCAAAATAAGGCGGGCGTTAGCACGGTTTGCCGTGTGCATCTTAATGAAGGGATTGTTACAGTATGTGACTCGGTTAAAGGGCATGGTTGGCGCATTGTTAATCAAAAAGAAGGCTATGTTGTAGCTGGATCAGGTGAATCAAAAGCGATGCAGTGGAAGAAAAAAGTTGTTTAG
- a CDS encoding flavodoxin — translation MAKILIAYASMSGNTESIADLIKVSLDAFDHEVVLQEMEGMDAEELLAYDGIILGSYTWGDGELPFEAEDFHEDLENIDLSGKKAAVFGSGDTAYELFCEAVTIFEERLVERGAELVQEGLKIELSPEDEEDIEKCSNFAIAFAEKF, via the coding sequence GTGGCGAAAATTTTAATTGCGTATGCGAGTATGTCAGGAAATACAGAGAGTATTGCTGATTTAATAAAAGTAAGTTTGGATGCTTTTGATCATGAAGTAGTATTGCAAGAGATGGAAGGCATGGATGCTGAAGAATTGCTAGCTTATGATGGAATTATTTTAGGATCTTATACGTGGGGCGATGGTGAATTGCCGTTTGAGGCAGAAGATTTCCACGAGGATTTAGAAAATATAGATTTGTCAGGAAAAAAAGCAGCTGTATTTGGATCAGGTGATACGGCATATGAACTGTTTTGTGAAGCGGTGACGATATTTGAAGAACGTCTTGTAGAACGCGGTGCAGAACTTGTACAAGAAGGATTGAAAATTGAATTATCTCCAGAAGATGAAGAGGATATTGAAAAATGCAGTAATTTTGCAATTGCATTTGCTGAGAAGTTCTAA